The Leifsonia poae region TGCCTTCGTCTACCCGTTCCTGATGCGGGGCGGGGGCCGGATGCCGTCGACTGTCGTGGGGATGGCGCTGCTGTTCAACGCGCTCAACGCCTGGAACAACGCGCGTTGGATCTCCGAGTTCGGCACCTACCCGATCGAGTGGCTCACAGATCCGAGATTCCTGATCGGACTCGTGGTGTTCCTGGGCGGTTTCGTGCTGAACCTGGCGTCGGACCGCATCCTGCGCAGGCTGCGGGGTGCGGGATCGACCGGTTACCAGATTCCGCACGGCGGGGGATTCCGCTATGTCTCGAGTCCCAACTATCTGGGCGAGATCGTGGAATGGGCGGGGTGGGCGATCGCCACCTGGTCGCCGGCCGGCCTCGCGTTCGCGTTGTATACGACGGCGAACCTCGCACCGCGGGCGATGGCGAACCACCGGTGGTACCGCGAGACGTTCGACGACTATCCGGTGTCGCGCAAGGCCCTCATCCCGTTCGTCGTCTGACCGGCGCTCGCCCGCCTATACTTCCACCGTGGAAGCCGGACCGAGGGTGCTGATCGTCGAGGACGATGCGCGTCTCGCCGCTATGCTGCGTGAACTGCTCCAGTCGGAGGGCTACGAGGTCTCCCTGGCCCCTGACGGCCAGCGGGGGTTGCATCTCGGGCTGACCGAGAGCTTCGATGTCGCGGTG contains the following coding sequences:
- a CDS encoding DUF1295 domain-containing protein, which encodes MFFDPHARGVFAVLPADGGDTGVYRWFVILEIVLAVVTFVALCFIVAPYGRHGRGGWGPTVPARVGWVVMESPAVLLFAAFYLLGTHRFAVVPLVFLGLWLLHYVQRAFVYPFLMRGGGRMPSTVVGMALLFNALNAWNNARWISEFGTYPIEWLTDPRFLIGLVVFLGGFVLNLASDRILRRLRGAGSTGYQIPHGGGFRYVSSPNYLGEIVEWAGWAIATWSPAGLAFALYTTANLAPRAMANHRWYRETFDDYPVSRKALIPFVV